A single genomic interval of Lathyrus oleraceus cultivar Zhongwan6 chromosome 7, CAAS_Psat_ZW6_1.0, whole genome shotgun sequence harbors:
- the LOC127104667 gene encoding acetyl-coenzyme A carboxylase carboxyl transferase subunit alpha, chloroplastic encodes MKHYCKYTGSGHFLLLEGSIDLVTILKGTSYYRRRKYHDYVSDFIPPTPYEAKISSFSSSPPVTKKCSLESKRRMFLIEGHKSLDAVPSVVPSSMDLLVVEKRTGINNSPQFPAERTRRKDPLHGFNEYTNGWNISDHHYWASAAYTAVPVFSIARHPNRPTFLDHMYNMTEKFVELHGDREGYDDPAIVAGLGSIDGKTYMFIGHQKGRDTKENIQRNFAMPTPHGYRKALRLMEYADHHGFPIVTFIDTPGAFADLKSEQLGQGEAIAHNLRSMFALKVPVISLVIGEGGSGGTLAIGCANKLLVLENSVFFVASPEACGAILWKSNKAAPKAAERLKITASALLNLEIADGIIAEPLAGAHTDPSWMSQQTKIAINEAMDEFTKLTNHNLQKKI; translated from the exons ATGAAGCACTATTGCAAGTACACAGGAAG TGGACATTTCCTATTACTGGAAGGTAGCATTGACCTGGTAACCATCCTCAAGGGAACTTCCTACTACCGTCGCAGGAAGTATCACGACTATGTTTCTGATTTCATACCGCCAACACCTTATGAAGCCAAAATAAGCTCATTTTCATCATCACCACCAGTGACAAAGAAATGCAGTCTTG AATCTAAAAGAAGAATGTTTTTAATCGAAGGACACAAGTCGTTGGATGCCGTGCCTAGTGTTGTTCCTAGCAGTATGGATCTTTTGGTTGTGGAAAAGCGCACAGGAATCAATAATTCTCCTCAATTTCCT GCTGAGAGAACAAGGAGAAAAGATCCTTTACATGGCTTCAATGAGTACACTAATGGATGGAACATCAGTGACCACCATTATTGGGCTTCAGCGGCATATACAGCAGTTCCTGTATTCAGCATTGCACGACATCCTAACAGGCCTACTTTCCTGGATCACATGTATAACATGACTGAAAAGTTCGTGGAACTCCATGGTGATCGTGAAGGATACGATGATCCTGCTATTGTCGCTGGTCTAGGGAGCATAGATGGTAAAACCTACATGTTCATCGGCCACCAAAAGGGTAGAGATACTAAAGAAAATATTCAGCGTAACTTTGCGATGCCAACTCCACACGGTTATAGGAAAGCTCTGCGCTTGATGGAATATGCAGATCATCACGGGTTCCCGATAGTTACTTTCATTGACACCCCTGGGGCATTTGCTGACCTCAAATCCGAGCAACTTGGTCAAGGTGAAGCAATTGCTCATAATCTGAGATCCATGTTTGCTCTGAAGGTGCCAGTTATTTCTTTAGTTATTGGGGAAGGTGGATCTGGCGGTACCCTTGCCATTGGATGTGCTAATAAATTACTCGTGCTTGAAAATTCAGTGTTCTTTGTTGCCAGTCCAGAGGCATGCGGTGCAATCTTGTGGAAGAGTAATAAAGCTGCTCCAAAGGCTGCTGAGCGACTGAAGATTACAGCATCTGCATTGTTGAATTTGGAAATTGCAGATGGCATTATAGCGGAGCCCCTGGCTGGTGCACATACTGATCCAAGTTGGATGTCTCAACAGACTAAAATTGCAATCAATGAAGCTATGGATGAATTCACCAAATTAACCAACCATAACCTGCAAAAAAAAATTTAA